A window of Primulina tabacum isolate GXHZ01 chromosome 4, ASM2559414v2, whole genome shotgun sequence contains these coding sequences:
- the LOC142541848 gene encoding uncharacterized protein LOC142541848, producing MASMSNELQRQFEEVVNAANIYGLLQELYGEQTLRHPTVIELMTLRMREEASVHEHRMRMIGLIEKFVNFDLVIPNELSKDILQLSLPSSFDGLVVKFNMNKLEASLKELINILTSYEVTIKKKKHVFLVGSSSGTKNGPKEKEKKLKEKQTK from the coding sequence AtggcttctatgtcaaatgagtTGCAGAGGCAGTTTGAGGAAGTTGTGAATGCTGCTAACATTTATGGCCTCCTGCAAGAGTTATATGGTGAACAAACACTGAGGCACCCTACTGTCATAGAGCTCATGACATTACGCATGCGAGAAGAGGCGTCGGTCCATGAGCATCGTATGAGGATGATTGGCCTTATTGAGAAGTTTGTGAATTTCGACCTTGTTATTCCGAATGAATTGTCCAAGGACATTCTACAGTTGTCACTGCCATCGTCATTTGATGGGTTAGTGGTGAAattcaatatgaacaagttgGAGGCCAGCCTTAAAGAGCTGATCAACATACTTACAAGTTATGAAGTCaccataaaaaagaaaaaacatgTTTTCCTCGTGGGCTCTTCGTCTGGGACAAAAAATGGCCCAAAAGAGAAGGAGAAGAAACTCAAAGAAAAACAAACCAAGTAA
- the LOC142543112 gene encoding nudix hydrolase 25-like, producing the protein MEGLPPGYRPNVGVCLINDDNMVFVASRLNVPGAWQMPQGGIEEGEDPKSAAIRELKEETGVVSAEIIAEVPEWLTYDFPPAVKAKVNRLWGGEWHGQAQKWFLMRFGGDEIEINLATGETDPEFSEWKWALPEEAVEQAVDYKRPTYEEVMKTFHPHLSAGRATKCYSTKW; encoded by the exons ATGGAGGGTCTGCCCCCGGGTTACCGCCCCAACGTCGGCGTCTGTCTCATCAATGATGATAATATG GTGTTCGTGGCTTCTAGATTGAATGTTCCGGGAGCATGGCAGATGCCTCAG GGTGGTATTGAAGAAGGCGAGGACCCAAAGTCTGCTGCAATCAGAGAATTAAAGGAAGAAACAGGAGTAGTATCTGCAGAAATAATAGCTGAG GTTCCGGAATGGTTGACGTATGATTTCCCACCAGCTGTGAAAGCAAAAGTGAATCGTCTTTGGGGCGGAGAATGGCATGGGCAGGCTCAAAAATG GTTTCTTATGAGATTCGGAGGTGATGAGATCGAAATTAACTTGGCAACTGGTGAAACCGACCCTGAATTCTCAGAATGGAAATGGGCTCTCCCCGAAGAAGCCGTCGAGCAG GCAGTGGATTACAAGAGACCAACATACGAGGAAGTCATGAAAACCTTCCATCCTCACCTCAGTGCTGGAAGAGCTACAAAATGCTATTCAACTAAGTGGTGA